GCCTTTCCAATTACAAGTAAAGAATCTGCTATCACTTTAATAGAATCAGCTTGTTTATCTGCAATAACATTGAATGTATTTCTTGCTGTTTGTAGTTGACTTCTAAGACTATGTTTCACTATTTCTAGGaagaaaaaaaccattaaaacaaCTGAGATATTTTAAGACAAagaaaactatacatttttatttattagtactaCAACTTGCcccgtttgaattttatttttttgtgggtacaatataaaatgtgtatgccTGGTTAATCAatacacaaacaaaaatagGGGTTCCTTCACCTCAAATTGGGCCCTTGACtacaattaaacatttaaataactctGTAACTTACTTGGTCGTTTGGAACTTGTAGAACCTCTTAAATCACTTTCATCGGCATTCTTGTCAATTTGTAGATTTTCACTGGTAGATACACCAAGTGTTAAATGTTCATTGCCATCAACAAAGTTACAACTAATAGTTTCATATTCGAAGTTTTCTATTGTGTCAATATCATTACCTACATTGAAATAAgtatgaaacataatataagagtATGAGTAAAGAAGTAATAGGTGACAGATCACTATCGTGGTGTATAATAagcttatatactatatagcatTAATTACAAACcttgattattgtttttttcatctACTACCAATGTCAAAGGTGCAGGTTCAATAAGATAAATGTCACTTTCACCCGAAGCCATcctttgtacattattttcctaaaaagtataaaattatatatttccaaggcaaacaaaaactaatagctaatttaatttgagttaaataataatgagtacTAACCAGttgtataaactaattaaacagATTGATGACTTGGTATGCAATAATGTtagtattagtaattaatattaaaatatgttataatttacaaaaaaatgtacttttaaaatgtaacttttaatgtatatattcttaaaatacctGTTCATCAGGCCATGAATCCGGACATGATGTCCCTTCAACATATTCATTACCAATAATACTCAAAACTTTTTTGTCCAAATCTGATAGTTGAGGTGTATCAGTTTTTTTGTTACCTGTTTGCACCCGTGCACTTCTGAGCGCACTAactttttttgaagtttttgttttttgatctCTCCAAGACTAATTTtttgatcataaaataaaaaaaaaattgttttaccttGGGTCTAAAGATCTGTATTGATGgtgaaatatatacatattatgtcattGTAGCTTAGTATATTTAGAGTTATTTATTGGGCTATCAAATGTTGGTAAATTTGAGCTGAAAACTTAGAGCAGAAACATAGTGTTTGAAAACATTGATATATGTAGAATATGACATAAACAATATAGCATTATAGCTATCTAAGATAAACATTCAAATCCTACAATAAAGCATATTAAGTGActttctgtttttatttaaattacctacctatttattaagtctatagatatttaattgcAAGGCATACCTAGTACATGTAAATAGTATGCCAgtactataaaacaattagtAACTAACTTATTTCCTTCAATCCTCATTATTGTACatgtaaaagaaatattatagattataagttatacatatttaaataaaattcattaattaatataaataataaatattggtcGTAACACTCATTAActtattgcatttataatataaatataaatcaatggaaatcaaatgaaaaatgtatgtgcTATTTATCAAGAATTCTATAatagacatttatttattaccatttttagcattattattttattataatgttataaatataatggagtataatgatcaatatttattatttctattaattaattaattttatttaaatatgtataacttttaatctataatatttcttttacatGTACAATAATGAGGATTGAAGGAAATAGGTTAGTTactaattgttttatagtacctactgtttaaaaatgtgaCAAGTACCCAACACAAAATCTTATAACACATCTAGGTACCAACCTCTTTCCaagatttaacatttttttcagacTGCCCACTACTTCGCATCTCATTCAATTGTCCCACTAATTCTTCCCAAGATCCTTGGAGTGCATCTCTTGCattcattttcataaattttcctGGGGCTACATTAGGGTGTTGAATCAAATAGTCcactaaatattcaatttgattGTTACTTCTACGACCTTGTCTCTTTTTTTTAGTGGGAGGTCCACCACTGGATAtactggtaaaaaaaaatcatagtaattgttgtacatttaataacatCAATAATACATGAGGAGtaggtttttataatacatatacataacacataagtacaatatatgataatatatccaaaatgtatagatcatataatttttaagaattaaataaggcctataaacatttaactcATAAGCAGGGCTCGGAAGTTCTagcaaatgcatatttttattggttcGTCCTAGAACATCCAAAGTAAGATACAAATATGTTTCACACTTCTCTGATGTCATAcacgaaattttattttgctattttttgcatatttacgGTTTTTACTGCTATTTTGctaattttaggtttttagTGCTATTTTTGGgtatattttcacataaattcatattatgggAGATATTTTTGCTAATTAGGAGTTATAAATGCtgttaatgtgtatatttaagGAAATAAACACATATTGTTGAAAACTAAATTACCTACCAACAGCCGCCTACGAATatgtgaatgaaaaaaattgttttattttaaaatggtacGCATCCGGCATAAACGGCCTTAGACCGTTGTTATCGTCGATTAAATCGGACAATTCCGTTAATTtccaataatttagttatttttaaaattgtatcaaaatatgaacttttataaaaaaaaattttattttattttgcatatttttcaatttttagtgcTAATTATAGCgcttatattaatgtttttatgtgcATATTTAGGCgctaaaaatcatttttttt
Above is a genomic segment from Aphis gossypii isolate Hap1 unplaced genomic scaffold, ASM2018417v2 Contig00851, whole genome shotgun sequence containing:
- the LOC114130352 gene encoding uncharacterized protein LOC114130352 produces the protein MVKILIFSNCCVGSAYDKSNSLTVRSAADSILEERAWNRVHAKDADYKEKAAAWLVTTGMKAKRKIGSGCGISSGGPPTKKKRQGRRSNNQIEYLVDYLIQHPNVAPGKFMKMNARDALQGSWEELVGQLNEMRSSGQSEKNVKSWKESWRDQKTKTSKKVSALRSARVQTGNKKTDTPQLSDLDKKVLSIIGNEYVEGTSCPDSWPDEQENNVQRMASGESDIYLIEPAPLTLVVDEKNNNQGNDIDTIENFEYETISCNFVDGNEHLTLGVSTSENLQIDKNADESDLRGSTSSKRPKIVKHSLRSQLQTARNTFNVIADKQADSIKVIADSLLVIGKALDKMADNDIQRTENERKMLILYEKILEKK